One genomic window of Trichlorobacter lovleyi includes the following:
- a CDS encoding Ig-like domain-containing protein yields the protein MTRHIITILLCCLLAGNALAGSYWYTRPDATSLPPSGRILMYDPNTGTDKNITGEILRDQVAPSTDETLTTISQPSDLPLSVQPATGTNPYQRKLEVKDSTGKITMFVTANGTQVFGTPLALAVASVYPVNGTTGADVNAVPTITFNKAVSASVAEIYLQGNSTAPVAALDTQSIWTIPAAPLIHGTTYTVVVAKNNIVQTDGETSSSCGSAMTDVGGVCQSTFSTTPITITGSYPAAGASGITGTDGQPFDPVISVTLDTPVTGTTWAIDDCMYYLTYWTGSGWSSNLITILPTTSDNQTLTFPGNYKKSYSSSFLTTHGISIKKRVGITTCPSGWTDTGNSCKFTFTTAP from the coding sequence ATGACACGCCATATCATCACCATACTGCTCTGCTGCCTGCTGGCTGGCAACGCCCTGGCCGGTAGTTACTGGTACACCAGGCCGGACGCCACCAGCCTGCCGCCATCAGGCCGCATCCTGATGTACGACCCAAACACCGGCACGGATAAGAACATCACAGGCGAAATACTGCGCGACCAGGTAGCGCCCAGTACCGACGAAACTCTGACCACCATCAGCCAGCCGTCGGACCTGCCGTTATCGGTGCAGCCAGCCACCGGCACAAACCCCTATCAGCGAAAACTGGAGGTCAAGGACAGCACCGGCAAAATCACCATGTTTGTCACTGCCAACGGTACCCAGGTGTTTGGTACTCCATTGGCCCTGGCAGTGGCGTCGGTCTACCCGGTAAACGGGACAACCGGTGCGGATGTTAATGCCGTGCCCACAATTACGTTCAACAAGGCTGTGTCGGCGTCTGTAGCAGAGATCTATCTGCAGGGCAACAGCACTGCGCCGGTAGCTGCTTTGGACACGCAATCAATCTGGACAATCCCGGCTGCCCCGCTGATCCACGGTACTACCTACACCGTGGTAGTTGCCAAAAACAACATTGTACAGACCGATGGCGAAACCTCCAGCAGCTGCGGTTCAGCCATGACTGATGTTGGCGGTGTCTGTCAGAGTACGTTTTCCACCACTCCCATCACCATCACCGGCTCATACCCGGCAGCCGGTGCCAGCGGCATAACCGGCACCGATGGCCAACCGTTTGATCCGGTTATCAGCGTCACGCTGGATACGCCGGTTACCGGGACAACCTGGGCTATTGATGACTGCATGTACTATCTGACCTACTGGACCGGCAGCGGCTGGTCGTCCAACTTGATAACAATACTGCCGACTACATCCGATAACCAAACACTGACATTCCCGGGCAATTACAAAAAGAGCTACAGCTCCTCGTTTTTGACCACCCACGGCATTTCAATCAAAAAACGGGTCGGCATTACCACCTGCCCGTCCGGCTGGACCGACACCGGTAACAGCTGCAAATTTACGTTTACCACCGCACCATAA
- a CDS encoding DUF935 domain-containing protein, with amino-acid sequence MTLYDAYGHPIQKQILDKPLAAPSLSGVRSLWNYSYITGGLTPQRLATLLRAAAEGDADAQLTLAEEMEEKDLHYASVLGTRKRAVARLPIVVEAASDSADDVKMADEVRALFKRPGTKAMIEGCLDGLGKGYSVVEMIWDKSRLPWRPTYTWRDPRFFQYDRETLTQLRLKDEADLLNGIPLPPYKFIVHEPRLKMGIPLRNGLARLAAWTYCFKNFTVKDWVAFCEVFGMPLRVGKYRPGETEDNINILKSAVANLGSDAAAVIPEGMLIEFIQQKMSGELPFERIADWFDRQMSKAILGQTMTADNGSSQSQATVHNEVREDLRDADAEQLAETLLRDLVIPYINLNWGPRENYPQLFLREPKAEDITVMAEALAKLVPLGGIRVEASQVLDRLGFADAASDAVCLGDKPPVNDSAKNTALNREQVTPQFTPVQQSIENLKAAAIDAAAGPLQEMVSQVKEIIAGAATFEEALARLDDAYGTVEARALADLLAQSMFMAQLAGRINTP; translated from the coding sequence ATGACTCTCTATGATGCCTACGGGCACCCAATACAAAAACAGATCCTGGATAAACCGCTGGCAGCGCCATCCCTGTCCGGCGTTCGCAGTCTTTGGAACTACTCCTACATCACCGGTGGTCTGACACCTCAGCGGCTGGCCACGCTGCTACGGGCCGCTGCTGAAGGCGATGCAGACGCCCAGCTGACACTGGCTGAAGAAATGGAAGAGAAAGACCTGCACTATGCCAGTGTGCTGGGCACCCGCAAGCGTGCCGTGGCCCGGCTGCCTATTGTGGTAGAGGCTGCCAGTGACAGTGCAGATGACGTTAAAATGGCCGATGAAGTGCGCGCCCTGTTCAAGCGCCCCGGTACCAAGGCTATGATTGAAGGGTGCCTTGACGGCCTGGGCAAGGGCTACAGCGTGGTAGAGATGATCTGGGATAAATCACGTTTGCCCTGGCGTCCGACCTACACTTGGCGTGATCCCCGCTTTTTCCAGTATGATCGTGAGACCCTGACTCAACTGCGCCTGAAGGATGAAGCAGATCTGTTGAACGGTATCCCCTTGCCGCCCTACAAATTCATAGTCCACGAACCGCGCCTCAAGATGGGCATCCCCCTGCGTAACGGCCTGGCCCGACTGGCAGCCTGGACCTACTGTTTTAAAAACTTCACCGTTAAAGACTGGGTGGCGTTTTGTGAGGTCTTTGGCATGCCGTTGCGGGTGGGCAAGTACCGCCCCGGTGAAACCGAGGACAACATCAACATCCTCAAAAGCGCCGTGGCCAACCTGGGCAGCGATGCCGCCGCTGTAATACCTGAAGGCATGCTGATTGAGTTCATCCAGCAGAAAATGTCCGGGGAACTGCCGTTTGAGCGAATAGCCGATTGGTTTGATCGCCAGATGTCTAAGGCCATCCTGGGCCAAACAATGACCGCTGATAACGGCAGCAGCCAGAGCCAGGCCACCGTGCATAATGAGGTGCGCGAGGATCTGCGGGACGCCGATGCCGAGCAGCTGGCTGAAACCCTGCTGCGTGACCTGGTTATACCCTACATAAACCTCAACTGGGGGCCACGAGAGAACTATCCTCAACTGTTCCTGCGTGAGCCCAAGGCTGAAGACATAACCGTCATGGCCGAGGCCCTGGCCAAGCTGGTGCCGCTGGGCGGTATCCGGGTGGAGGCATCCCAGGTGCTGGACCGGCTGGGCTTTGCCGATGCCGCCTCGGATGCGGTTTGCCTGGGCGATAAACCGCCAGTTAATGACAGTGCCAAAAACACCGCCTTAAACCGTGAACAGGTCACCCCGCAATTTACGCCAGTACAGCAATCAATAGAAAACCTGAAGGCAGCCGCTATTGATGCTGCTGCTGGTCCGCTGCAAGAGATGGTAAGTCAGGTCAAAGAGATCATTGCCGGGGCTGCCACGTTTGAAGAAGCCCTGGCCCGGCTGGATGACGCCTACGGCACCGTTGAAGCCCGTGCGCTGGCAGATCTACTGGCCCAATCCATGTTCATGGCGCAGCTGGCAGGCAGGATTAACACACCATGA
- a CDS encoding terminase large subunit domain-containing protein translates to MIGNAKLIPSNPGGLFLPYQEKWILDRSRLKLMEKARQIGLSWSTAYAADERTAEQGARFDQWISSRDDLQARLVIEDCKMFAKVLDLAAQDLGEIVIDPDKKISAYVLHFANGKRIHSMSSNPDAQAGKRGGRILDEFALHPDPRKLWSIAYPGITWGGNMEVISTHRGSGNFFNQLIREIREHNNPKKISLHRVTLQDALDQGFLWKLQQSLPADHEVLAMDEAAYFDFIKSGCADEESFQQEYMCVPADDATAFLEYDLIAGCEYGSQDNWEFGSPEDCKGKQIYAGIDIGRTKDLTVLWVLELLGDVLYTRKVIELRNMAKPDQEAILWPWVNWMARTCQDYTGLGIGWGDDAKKRYGEYRYENVTFSAHVKETLAYPVRGKMEDKKLRIPYKPEVRADLRAVTKETTPAGNIRFTAERSENGHADRFWALALAIHAAGNSGPVKLAYHGIKKADLTDMPRSIRTTHGIGRHSGAL, encoded by the coding sequence ATGATAGGTAACGCCAAGCTCATACCCTCCAACCCTGGAGGGCTGTTTCTTCCATACCAGGAAAAGTGGATACTTGACCGCAGCCGCTTGAAGCTGATGGAAAAGGCCAGGCAGATCGGTTTGTCCTGGTCCACCGCCTACGCCGCCGATGAACGCACTGCAGAACAGGGCGCCCGCTTCGACCAGTGGATCTCCAGCCGTGATGATCTGCAGGCCCGTTTGGTGATTGAAGACTGCAAGATGTTCGCAAAGGTGCTTGATCTGGCAGCCCAGGATCTGGGCGAGATCGTCATTGATCCGGACAAGAAGATCAGCGCCTACGTTCTTCACTTTGCCAATGGCAAGCGTATCCACAGCATGTCTTCTAACCCTGACGCCCAAGCCGGTAAGCGGGGCGGTCGTATCCTGGATGAATTTGCCCTGCACCCTGATCCACGTAAGCTCTGGTCCATCGCCTATCCCGGTATTACCTGGGGCGGTAACATGGAGGTTATCTCCACCCACCGGGGTAGCGGCAACTTCTTCAACCAGCTGATCCGAGAGATCCGCGAGCACAACAACCCCAAGAAGATCAGCCTACACCGGGTCACATTGCAGGATGCTCTTGATCAGGGCTTTTTGTGGAAGCTGCAGCAAAGCCTGCCTGCCGACCACGAAGTGTTGGCCATGGATGAGGCCGCTTACTTTGATTTCATCAAGTCAGGCTGCGCTGATGAGGAATCGTTCCAGCAGGAATATATGTGCGTGCCTGCCGACGATGCCACCGCCTTCCTAGAATATGACCTGATTGCCGGATGCGAGTATGGCAGCCAGGATAACTGGGAGTTTGGTTCACCGGAAGATTGTAAAGGTAAGCAGATCTACGCTGGTATCGATATTGGCCGGACCAAAGACCTGACCGTACTCTGGGTGCTGGAGCTGCTAGGTGATGTGCTCTACACCCGCAAGGTGATTGAACTGCGCAACATGGCCAAACCTGATCAGGAAGCCATCCTGTGGCCGTGGGTGAACTGGATGGCCCGTACCTGTCAGGACTATACCGGTCTTGGTATCGGTTGGGGCGACGATGCGAAGAAACGTTACGGTGAGTACCGCTACGAAAACGTTACCTTTTCGGCCCATGTTAAAGAGACTCTGGCCTACCCGGTGCGGGGCAAGATGGAAGATAAAAAGCTGCGTATCCCTTACAAGCCCGAAGTCCGTGCCGATCTGAGGGCTGTCACCAAAGAAACCACCCCGGCGGGGAATATTCGTTTCACTGCAGAGCGATCTGAAAACGGCCATGCTGACCGTTTTTGGGCGCTGGCCCTGGCAATCCATGCGGCGGGGAACAGTGGCCCGGTAAAGCTTGCCTACCACGGCATCAAAAAAGCGGACCTGACCGACATGCCCAGATCGATCAGAACAACCCACGGCATAGGCCGACACAGCGGCGCGCTGTAA
- a CDS encoding HI1506-related protein, with protein MIRITSKQAGFRRCGVAHPEAATEYPNNAFTAGQLKQLQSEPMLVVEIVADKEEKKAAK; from the coding sequence ATGATCAGAATTACCTCTAAACAAGCAGGCTTCCGTCGTTGTGGGGTGGCTCACCCCGAAGCAGCTACCGAATATCCCAATAACGCTTTTACCGCTGGCCAGCTGAAACAGCTGCAGTCTGAACCGATGCTGGTGGTGGAAATAGTGGCGGACAAGGAAGAAAAGAAAGCCGCCAAGTAA
- a CDS encoding phage protease produces the protein MALNRQQTATRAALNFELPQSASGAPEWIPLLPGGSALVGRDGRSWINSAPEGVVSGFVTDAKDMPLDWEHATELKAPKGEEAPAAGWFKELQVREDGSVWGRIEWTSKGREAVESKAYRYISPVFMYDTATNLIIKLTSVGLTNRPNLYLPALNHEQHMEELSMNQQQFAALLVALGLAPTSTAEQALNQVAKLNGDLATALNHASQPPLDKFVPKADYDLALNRATTAETALADQEKATLETAINAEIDTALKAGKITPATKEYHIAQCRQEGGLDRFKAFCQAAPTVAADTNLDKKKAAEGETALNAEESQMAAMFGNTADDIAKYGKGA, from the coding sequence ATGGCTCTGAACAGACAACAAACCGCCACCAGGGCGGCGCTTAACTTTGAACTGCCACAGTCGGCATCTGGCGCACCAGAGTGGATTCCGCTTTTGCCTGGCGGGTCTGCGCTTGTTGGCCGTGATGGCCGATCTTGGATCAATAGCGCGCCTGAAGGTGTCGTGTCTGGGTTCGTCACTGATGCCAAGGATATGCCGCTAGATTGGGAACATGCCACTGAGTTAAAGGCCCCCAAAGGCGAAGAGGCACCGGCAGCCGGTTGGTTTAAAGAACTGCAGGTCCGCGAGGATGGTTCGGTCTGGGGTCGGATTGAATGGACCTCCAAAGGCCGCGAGGCTGTTGAATCAAAAGCCTACCGATATATCAGCCCCGTATTTATGTATGACACCGCCACCAATTTGATTATCAAGCTGACCTCGGTTGGCCTCACCAATAGACCAAATTTGTATCTGCCCGCCCTGAACCACGAACAACACATGGAGGAACTGTCTATGAATCAACAGCAATTTGCAGCACTGCTGGTGGCCCTGGGGCTTGCTCCCACATCCACCGCAGAACAGGCCCTGAACCAGGTTGCCAAGTTGAACGGTGACCTTGCTACCGCCCTTAACCATGCCAGCCAGCCGCCCCTGGATAAGTTTGTACCCAAGGCCGACTACGACCTGGCGCTGAACCGGGCAACAACAGCCGAGACCGCGCTGGCCGACCAGGAAAAAGCCACCCTGGAAACCGCCATCAATGCCGAGATCGACACGGCGTTGAAGGCTGGCAAGATCACCCCGGCCACCAAAGAGTACCACATTGCGCAGTGCCGTCAGGAAGGTGGCCTGGATCGCTTCAAGGCGTTCTGTCAGGCAGCTCCCACAGTAGCGGCTGACACGAACCTGGATAAGAAAAAAGCAGCCGAGGGTGAAACGGCCCTGAACGCTGAAGAATCACAGATGGCCGCAATGTTTGGCAACACTGCCGACGATATCGCCAAGTATGGCAAAGGAGCGTAA
- a CDS encoding TraR/DksA C4-type zinc finger protein, translating into MPDEIDRAQEINEQLLGDAIAAQQRAMPRGESLVECEDCGEEIPEARRMAMPGCRKCIDCQTLHEHWRAL; encoded by the coding sequence GTGCCAGATGAGATTGACCGCGCCCAGGAGATCAACGAACAGCTTCTAGGCGATGCAATAGCCGCACAACAGCGGGCCATGCCCAGAGGTGAGAGCCTGGTTGAGTGCGAAGATTGCGGAGAAGAGATCCCGGAAGCCCGCCGTATGGCCATGCCCGGCTGCCGTAAATGCATAGACTGTCAGACATTACATGAACACTGGAGGGCGTTGTGA
- a CDS encoding DUF3486 family protein, translated as MPTPSTIDRLPEDILRQLQQLLQDPRCTQLEATAKINEILAAEGHEERVTKSSVNRYAVKMKEIGDKLRQSREVAQMYIAQVGAAPQGQTGLLINEMLRSMAFELSLKMQEADVEDPEAMSATIGQLKNLALTMQRLEQSATINVKREAEIRKQAVEQAADKAADVAQAAGVSAETIQRIRRDVLMMAG; from the coding sequence ATGCCAACCCCGTCGACCATTGATAGATTGCCGGAAGATATCCTGCGCCAGCTCCAGCAGCTACTCCAGGATCCCCGTTGCACTCAGCTGGAAGCCACCGCCAAAATCAACGAAATATTGGCGGCTGAGGGGCACGAAGAACGGGTCACCAAATCCAGCGTAAACCGCTATGCCGTCAAGATGAAAGAGATAGGCGATAAGCTGCGGCAGAGCCGTGAAGTGGCCCAGATGTACATCGCCCAGGTAGGTGCAGCTCCCCAGGGACAAACCGGTCTGTTGATCAATGAAATGCTCCGTTCAATGGCCTTTGAACTGTCGTTAAAGATGCAAGAGGCGGATGTGGAAGATCCGGAAGCAATGAGCGCCACTATCGGCCAGCTAAAGAACCTGGCGCTTACCATGCAGCGTCTGGAACAATCCGCCACCATCAACGTCAAGCGCGAAGCGGAAATCAGGAAACAGGCCGTTGAACAGGCAGCTGATAAAGCCGCAGACGTGGCCCAGGCTGCAGGCGTATCTGCCGAGACTATCCAGCGCATCCGGCGCGATGTCTTGATGATGGCGGGATAA
- a CDS encoding Mu-like prophage major head subunit gpT family protein yields the protein MIVNASTLSQIFINLKTTFNKAFDAAPSRWQKVAMLVPSGTKTNDYKWLANFPRMRKWIGDKQVKALAAFGYSITNDDYEATVEVDRNDIEDDQLGIYAPQAEMAGFSAKQLPDEIVSDLENGVFTQKCYDGQYMCDTDHPVTDKDGNVQSVSNKGTVALSAATQAAAIASLGSARTAMQKFTDDEGRPLNITPNVLLVPPALQDVANILANNDKLDDGKPNPFKGTIVVDCDPRLTSDTAWFLLDTTKPVRPFIYQERKKPVFVQQIDPQADDVFMRKKFKFGAEARVAGGYGFWQLIYGSTGTA from the coding sequence ATGATTGTCAACGCATCCACCCTGTCTCAGATTTTCATCAATCTGAAGACCACCTTTAACAAGGCATTTGATGCCGCTCCCAGCCGCTGGCAGAAGGTCGCCATGTTGGTACCGTCCGGCACCAAAACTAACGACTATAAGTGGTTGGCGAACTTCCCGCGTATGCGGAAGTGGATTGGCGACAAGCAGGTCAAAGCTTTGGCCGCTTTTGGTTACTCCATCACCAACGATGATTATGAGGCCACCGTTGAGGTCGACCGTAACGATATTGAGGATGATCAGCTTGGTATCTACGCCCCACAGGCCGAAATGGCTGGGTTCTCAGCTAAGCAACTGCCGGATGAGATTGTTTCCGATTTGGAAAACGGCGTATTCACCCAGAAATGCTACGACGGCCAATACATGTGCGACACTGATCACCCGGTCACTGATAAGGATGGCAACGTACAGTCTGTGTCCAATAAGGGTACGGTTGCGCTCTCGGCTGCAACCCAGGCCGCTGCCATCGCCTCCCTGGGCTCTGCCCGCACGGCTATGCAAAAATTTACCGATGACGAAGGCAGGCCGCTGAACATCACTCCCAACGTGTTGTTGGTACCTCCTGCATTGCAGGATGTCGCTAATATCCTGGCAAACAACGACAAGTTGGATGACGGCAAACCAAACCCATTCAAAGGTACTATTGTCGTTGACTGCGATCCCCGCCTTACCTCTGACACTGCCTGGTTCCTGCTGGATACCACCAAACCGGTCAGACCGTTTATCTATCAGGAGCGTAAAAAACCGGTCTTCGTGCAGCAGATAGACCCGCAGGCCGATGACGTGTTCATGCGCAAGAAGTTCAAGTTTGGTGCAGAAGCCCGTGTGGCTGGCGGTTATGGTTTCTGGCAACTGATCTACGGTTCAACCGGTACGGCATAA
- a CDS encoding phage tail tube protein has product MPGSVAGVEIQYAAKKAATWLTPVACGALNGFLSRPVTINDKSDVDIDDSLGTYFSPDGTAGDITCDGAIPPYLRYAGQELLLALVCGTAGVPTTHAGGTLSKDWVYKPAKNIDGLFATFVRNMKNYIAEVPSLKIYGFTIKGETGGSLELSLDTIGSNTNRNTTTGTNTLTTANNITIAETGNRVRFSHGVFRMNVQSGAALGVGDKIVPSAFEFSFKRKLKGVFGAYTTGTTTPRGVVDEPTNDDMPEISLKLTFPRHTSATMLTAWGDDVRYKMDATFTGPIIELAIPYLFLMQWPHLQIKNVEAIDAKGIIQEPLEFICHGAATAPTGMTGITEPFRLSGTNKFATDPLA; this is encoded by the coding sequence ATGCCCGGTAGCGTAGCCGGAGTCGAAATTCAATATGCAGCCAAGAAGGCCGCGACCTGGTTAACACCTGTGGCCTGCGGCGCCCTGAACGGTTTTCTCAGTCGCCCGGTCACCATCAATGACAAATCAGATGTCGATATTGACGACAGCCTGGGTACCTATTTTTCACCGGATGGCACGGCAGGCGACATTACCTGTGATGGTGCTATACCCCCCTACCTGCGGTATGCCGGGCAGGAGCTGTTGCTGGCGCTGGTGTGCGGCACAGCCGGTGTCCCTACAACCCATGCCGGTGGCACCCTGTCTAAAGACTGGGTCTACAAGCCTGCCAAGAACATTGACGGCCTGTTCGCCACCTTTGTGCGGAACATGAAAAACTACATCGCCGAGGTGCCCAGCCTCAAAATCTACGGATTCACCATCAAAGGCGAAACAGGCGGGTCGCTGGAACTGTCTCTGGATACCATCGGCAGCAATACCAACCGTAACACCACCACTGGTACCAATACCCTGACCACGGCCAACAACATTACCATTGCCGAAACAGGCAACCGGGTCAGATTTTCTCATGGTGTTTTCCGCATGAATGTGCAGTCCGGCGCGGCCCTGGGGGTAGGCGATAAAATTGTACCCAGTGCGTTTGAATTCTCCTTCAAACGCAAGCTGAAAGGTGTTTTCGGAGCCTACACCACCGGCACCACAACGCCCCGTGGCGTGGTCGATGAGCCTACCAATGATGATATGCCGGAAATTAGCCTCAAGCTGACCTTCCCACGCCATACCAGCGCTACCATGCTCACTGCCTGGGGTGATGATGTCCGGTATAAGATGGACGCCACTTTCACCGGCCCAATTATTGAATTGGCAATACCTTACCTGTTCCTGATGCAATGGCCACATCTGCAGATCAAAAACGTAGAGGCCATTGATGCCAAAGGTATCATCCAGGAGCCGCTTGAATTTATCTGCCATGGTGCTGCCACCGCACCAACCGGCATGACCGGCATCACCGAACCGTTCCGGCTGTCAGGCACTAACAAGTTTGCTACAGATCCGCTGGCGTAA
- a CDS encoding phage minor head protein yields MINQALDIPPLPPEQAIAWFKAKGYQFSWDWSEMWQSAHSRAFTVAKVTRADILADIRNSLVEAMENGTTFEQFKQDLTPLLQRKGWWGRQEAVDTVTGETSMVQLGSAYRLRTIFNTNIQTSLQVGHYQAMTDPDVLLARPYWRYSAVMDGQTRPMHRSWHNIILPADSPWWDTHYPPNGWNCRCTVVSMSKREIERDGLRVSDMPAENLQPWTNPKTGKTLYVPNGIDPGWAYNPGKDPVGHALAVARESAAAMPEPLRWRLLADLEG; encoded by the coding sequence ATGATCAACCAGGCCCTGGATATACCACCGCTGCCGCCAGAACAGGCCATAGCCTGGTTTAAGGCAAAAGGCTACCAGTTCAGCTGGGACTGGTCTGAAATGTGGCAATCCGCCCACAGTAGGGCTTTTACCGTGGCCAAGGTGACCAGGGCCGATATCCTCGCCGATATCCGTAACTCCCTGGTAGAAGCCATGGAAAACGGCACCACCTTTGAACAGTTTAAACAGGATTTAACGCCCCTTTTACAGCGCAAGGGCTGGTGGGGCAGGCAAGAGGCGGTTGATACCGTTACAGGCGAAACCAGCATGGTGCAGCTGGGCAGCGCCTACCGCCTGCGTACCATCTTTAACACCAATATCCAGACCTCGCTGCAGGTAGGCCACTATCAGGCCATGACTGATCCTGATGTTTTGCTGGCCCGCCCGTACTGGCGTTACTCAGCTGTTATGGATGGCCAGACCCGGCCAATGCACCGCAGCTGGCACAACATCATACTGCCTGCCGATTCGCCCTGGTGGGATACCCACTACCCCCCCAATGGCTGGAACTGCCGCTGCACGGTTGTATCCATGTCAAAGCGCGAGATTGAGCGCGATGGCCTGCGGGTGTCTGATATGCCCGCAGAAAATCTGCAGCCCTGGACCAACCCCAAAACCGGCAAAACGCTCTACGTGCCAAACGGCATTGATCCCGGCTGGGCCTATAACCCCGGCAAAGACCCGGTGGGCCATGCTCTGGCTGTGGCGCGGGAATCTGCAGCAGCAATGCCTGAACCACTGCGCTGGCGTCTGCTGGCAGATCTGGAAGGGTAG
- a CDS encoding ArsR family transcriptional regulator: protein MGYADAVTANIRLIILRELANTTGYASNDSVLRMVLAEWGQAVSRDRVRTELTWLADQNLVSLTALGESGAQRVMLTESGLDVATGVTTNPGVQRPSPGRATAGMPGLER, encoded by the coding sequence ATGGGATATGCAGACGCCGTAACCGCAAACATCCGCCTGATTATCCTACGTGAGCTGGCCAATACCACCGGCTATGCCAGCAACGACAGCGTGTTAAGAATGGTGCTGGCAGAATGGGGCCAGGCCGTAAGCCGTGACCGTGTCCGCACTGAACTGACATGGCTGGCTGATCAGAACCTGGTGTCGTTAACCGCCCTGGGTGAATCTGGCGCACAGCGGGTTATGCTTACTGAATCCGGCCTTGATGTAGCCACAGGCGTAACCACCAACCCCGGCGTACAGCGCCCCAGCCCCGGACGTGCTACAGCCGGTATGCCCGGCCTGGAACGCTAA
- a CDS encoding phage virion morphogenesis protein: protein MSGFSIEVKITDAAVKQLLSEIQQRTGNLTPAMKIIGQIVRSSVVKNFESEGRPTPWRKSRRAEKRGGRTLTKSGRLMKSITSKAGQSSVEIGTNLVYARIHQLGGSVNHPARERVIHFRRNTVDLFANPADANRQLRMTNGKTLYFRKKAGAGFSRANKRAHYAMKVSTDAYTITMPKREFLMVQPEDWKEIEAALAEYLLNKKT, encoded by the coding sequence GTGTCAGGTTTTTCGATAGAGGTTAAAATTACTGATGCCGCTGTAAAGCAGCTGCTGTCGGAAATACAGCAACGAACCGGCAACCTGACCCCGGCCATGAAGATCATCGGCCAGATCGTCAGATCATCAGTGGTCAAAAACTTTGAATCTGAAGGTAGACCAACCCCCTGGAGGAAAAGCCGCAGGGCAGAAAAAAGGGGCGGTCGGACGCTTACAAAGTCTGGCCGGTTGATGAAGTCAATTACATCAAAGGCCGGTCAATCGTCGGTAGAGATCGGCACCAACCTGGTCTATGCACGCATCCACCAGCTGGGCGGATCTGTTAACCACCCGGCCAGAGAACGGGTGATACATTTCAGGCGTAACACGGTAGACCTGTTTGCAAACCCAGCCGATGCCAACAGGCAGTTGCGGATGACGAACGGCAAAACATTGTATTTCAGAAAAAAAGCCGGGGCCGGATTCAGCAGGGCCAATAAGCGGGCGCACTATGCAATGAAGGTCTCTACTGATGCCTACACCATAACCATGCCCAAGCGTGAATTTCTGATGGTCCAACCAGAAGACTGGAAAGAGATTGAAGCGGCTCTGGCCGAGTACCTGCTGAACAAAAAGACGTAA
- a CDS encoding gp436 family protein, with product MPYCTLDDILGVIPQRELIQLTDDAIPPAAISQAVIDQAIAAADTLINGYIGERYSIPFTGVPELIKTIALDLAVYRLYLRRKKGEPPEAVKAAHDNALKLLRDVQSGKLSLGVTAAGATVPQTSASAPMISSSPRLCSRDTLRDL from the coding sequence ATGCCCTACTGCACCCTGGATGACATACTTGGCGTTATCCCCCAGCGTGAGCTGATCCAGCTGACTGATGATGCTATCCCGCCTGCTGCAATCAGCCAGGCGGTAATTGATCAGGCTATTGCTGCAGCTGATACCCTGATCAATGGTTACATCGGTGAGCGTTACAGCATCCCGTTCACTGGCGTACCAGAGTTGATCAAAACCATTGCTCTGGATCTGGCTGTCTATCGGCTGTACCTGCGTCGGAAAAAAGGTGAACCGCCCGAAGCGGTAAAAGCCGCCCATGACAATGCCCTGAAACTGCTGCGCGATGTTCAGTCCGGTAAGCTCTCCCTGGGTGTTACCGCCGCCGGTGCCACTGTACCGCAAACCAGCGCCAGCGCCCCTATGATCAGCTCATCACCAAGGCTCTGCAGCCGTGACACTCTGCGGGATCTGTAA